AAAGAGATACATACATATCAGATCGATATAGACATCATCGATTTCTATATTATCTCATTTGTTGCGGTGCattacttttcattaaaatcaaCTTGgactattttttattataaagaaaaaggatCAAAGTATACGAAAGATGCAAATTTGCCCTTGCACTTTAGACAACACTAAGGATCAAAGCTCCAACTTAAGTCTCATTCTTTTCCTGTTTAGCTGTTGTATAAACAAGCAGACATCATAGCGTCACCAATTAACAAGCTGCTACTCTGAGAACACTGTGGCCATATATGCAACCAACGTTCAAATTGAGAATAGATCTCGAGCACTAATTCCATACACGCATCAACTAAAATCggacaaaataattaaaaacgcTCATCGATAAGCAAACGattattacatattttaaaGTGGCGACATAACATTTACATTATGATCTTCACCAATTCCTATTCTGATAGTATTACAGATAGTGTTTTTTTCGCTTGATTAAAACAAGAGAGAGCAACGCTTCCACATTAATTCGCCTCCTCAATCAGTCCTCACTGGGTTTTTTCACGCTCACCtgtccaaaaaaaaaacaataaaagatATTACTATGCACTTCCTAGGTATATATTCTCTCAAAAAATGATCCATGAAATCGCGGTACAATGTATTCTTTGTGAAATAAGAGCACAAAACCTCCATCATTGTGCGTTAGCATCATGCAAAATCtattcattttaagtttgtGACCTTTATATAAATCAACAATGGTAGGCATGATATATAAATCAATAACCAATATAACAAGCCTGATATAATAacctgaaaaagaaaaaaagactaATAACATGCCATGGTCAGTTCAATCGAATGAATGGTGTAAATATTAATAGCTTTATCGTGTGTATAACTTGAATCctaattttatttatcaaagtTTAAGATCTTCAACTACCACAATTCATAAGGGACAATTTAATCACCTTGGCATGACTCACAGGAGGGGAAGATTTGTCTCTGAAATATCGAGCTCCATATTTGGTGATGAATTTTTCCCTAACAAACTTCTCATAAATAAAAGCAGCTCCCCTGAACTGGGGAAGAACCAACCATGTCACCATTGCTAGCTTCAAATCATACCAAATAGGTATCCTACAAAACAAGCATAAAAATTGAATcaagattatatatattttttcgaAAACTAATTGAAGATTATCTACTTGCTCtgctccccccccccccctccctccTCTCTCGAGGATCTACTCAGTTCTATTGGAAACTACCTGTCTACCCACATCTTACTAGGTATTTTGTTCTTGTTCCTCTCTCTTTTAGGGCATGTTTGGAAATTGTAGTGTAATCACTACCGATTTTTCAGCAGGTAACAGATCCATTAGACGGTCTTCTCTATAATATATGTGAACAAACTAATAGCTATAATCCAATCATTTCCCGTGTAATTATTTAGCTATGTAAAGTCACTACTTAAGTAGCCAAATAATTACATAGTAGTATCCATTACAATAACCTATTTGTTTGTCAAATTTGTAGTGTGATGtttggcctcggtggaagacaagatgcgggaaatgtgactgagatggtttggacatgtgaagaggagagacacagatgacccagtgaggaggtgtgagaggttggccatggatggttacagaagaggtaggggtaggccgaagaagtattggggagaggtgattagacaggacatggctcagttacagcttaccgaggacatgaccttagataggaggctgtggaggacccacattagggtagaaggctagtacatagtctcgttattcttccctattcataggcgcactagcacattacaattccttgtactctcatttctgctatttatgttactatttaatgctttcagtacttttgattactctattttatctgtgatgccttcgttatttattttcctatagcgctttgaatttcttaaccttatctgaccccttttatgccttttttgagccgagggtctctcggaaacagccgtcctaccttgataggagtaaggtctgcgtacactctaccctccccagaccccacgttgtgggat
This Solanum dulcamara chromosome 8, daSolDulc1.2, whole genome shotgun sequence DNA region includes the following protein-coding sequences:
- the LOC129900359 gene encoding HVA22-like protein e isoform X1 codes for the protein MGKFLTVMTHLHTLAGPSVMLLYPLYASVVAIESTSKLDDEQWLAYWILYSFLTLMEMLLQPMLQWIPIWYDLKLAMVTWLVLPQFRGAAFIYEKFVREKFITKYGARYFRDKSSPPVSHAKVSVKKPSED